In Candidatus Zixiibacteriota bacterium, the DNA window TAATTCATAGAGGGTGACTCTGAAATAATCTGCATATTTAACCAGGATATCGATTCCGGGATAGCGGGTTCCTCCCAAATGACATGCTATTGTCGATTGCGGAATCCCGGTAATTCGGGAAATTTCCTCCTGAGTTATGCCCCGCTGATCTTTCAAGTTAGTCAAATTTCGGGCAAAAATCTGAATATGGTCAGGTCGCACAAACATAAATGTAACACAGTCTTACATGAAAACGCAAGATTTATTTCATATAAATAATAATTTTCCGCTTGACAAAATATTGCATTTCAATTTAAATACCAATGATTTGTTTCAAATTTCCAATTACCAGGAAATCGATAGAAGATATTACAATAATGCCTTTATTTCCAGATATAAAATAAAAAATCGGGAATAACTCAAAACCGGTTATTGATCGGCGGGCCTTAGAATCACGGCCTGTCCATCGTGGCCGTTAATTATGACTTCCAGGGGACGAGCCAAACGAACATGGCGTAGATTCCCGGTTTCCTGACTGACCGGCAGGGATTCCAGCCAGTTCCAGTCAATGAAATTCAATTCGTTAGTCCGGTTAACGGTTAAATACCCGATCTGAAAGGAAATCAGATTCTGGAAAAAATGGGTTCCGAATGAAGGTGTGACCGAGAAATCGCCATAAGCCGCTTCGATTATGACCCGGGCCGAGGAAATCTGGTCCCATTTGGCCGGTATTCCCAGCCACCGGTCGGCGGTACCCCATCGCCCCGGGCCAATCAGAAGGTACGGCCGTTGACCGGCTTTCATCAATTCATTGAAGCGCCCGACCTCGACGGCCATCTCGCTCATCCGGGCCCGGTCGAAAGTGTCGGGTCGGACGTATATAATATCCTGAATGTCATTGATGCGACCATGGCTCAAACAATCATCGCTCCGGCAAATAATCCTGTCATGATCGAGATCGGTCAGGGAGATACTCTCATGGGCGGCCTCAACGGCCATCGGGCGAATCTGAAGAAATCCGAATTCATCCGGTATTTTGGAATCGGCATGGAGTTCAGCGGCGAATTCGATCTCAACCGGGAAATTCATCCCGTTGCTCCCCAGACGGAGAAGAAACCTGATGATCTCATCGAGAGGGAAAATCCGGTTTTTCAGGATTGGGGCAAAGGTCACCAGTTTCACCCCTTTCCGGTTAATGCCGTCGTACACCCGGTCATTTTCCCGGGAATAGGTCGAGCCGACAAATCCCATGGATCCATCCTCAACTGCCCGATCGATCTTGAACTGCATCAACCCGCTGCCGCCGTCGGGTGAAGGATGGACCGCGGGATTACTCATGTCAATGGCGAAGAAATCGTGCTGGGAGTTTTTAAAAAAGTCCTTGGTTGTCGAGAACTGCGGCAGAACCATGGGATTACTCGGTGAAAAATAAAGGCAATCGCCGCCTTCGACAATTGTTCGCCCCAGGCCAAGAGCGGCATAGGCAATACCTTCCTCCGGTTTAATATGCCCGATGGAATAGAAGTTGTATGATCGCGCAATTCCGGAAATCACCGGGTAGAAACTGCCGCGCCGGAGACTTCCAACCACCTTTTGAAGGATAACCGCCATTTTCTCTTCCTCGACCCGGTTGCCGGTAGTCTCGATATAATTCTTTGATTTTTTAAAGAAGGTCGAGGCATAGATGTACTTAATAGCTTCCTCGAGCCGGCTAAGCCGTCCCCCCAGAGTCCGATGCCGGTTGGGGAGCATGTGAGTTTCATAAATTCCGGCGAAGGGCTGATAGTGCGAATCCTCCAGAAGTGATGACGACCTGACCGCGAGTGGATATTTAATCACCTCGAGGATGGCCTTCAGGTCATCCGAGGTTTCTTTGGGGAGCTTACCGTTGACAAAGGCGGCAGCGATTTCATCATCGGAGTGATCGCCCAGGGCGAATTTAAGCAGGTTGTTTTTTTCGAGAAATTTGTCGAAGACCGAGGTTCCGACAATAAATGAAGGGGGGACGGTTATCCTGACTCCCTCGAAAATATCATAGACATTGTATCGCCGCAGAAGACGGTTGATAAAAGCCAGACCCCGCCCTTTACCTCCCAGTGAACCGTTACCGATTTTGACGAAATCGGTCTGGAGATCGAATTGGCGGCGGGAGAAATCAGAAACCATTCCCAGTTGTTTTTCATGGCGGAAAGTCCGGAAAGTATCCATGAGGTATTGTCTCATGCTGGCGATATCGTTAAATTCCGTGACTTTTCTGGGGCGCAGGCGAACGGCCAGGTCGAATTCCGTCCGGGCCATCAGCCAGTTGGAAAAATGATTGCGGTTACCGTGATGAATCAGCGACTCCTCCGGAACGGTTTCGAGGCACCGTTCCATTTCGTGATAATTTTCGGCCCGGTCCACCTCGGTCCCGTCGGTCAGTCTGAAAACAAAATCGCCGAATCCGAAATTTAGCATGATAAAATTACGCAAGTCGGTTAACAGAGTCCGGGCATTCTTATAAAGAAAAGCCACCTTTTTTTCGCGGGCCATCTCGGCGTACTTTCGATTGGATGACTGCAACAGGATAGGCAGATCGGGGATTTCTTTTTTAATGGCCTCGGCCAGTTTCAGCCCGGCCTCTTTGTCCATGATATCGTTTCGAAAAAAGCTGACATCGGAGATAATTCCCAGGAGAAACTGACGATATTTTTTAAACAACTGCCAGCCTTCTTCGAATGTTTCGGCCAGCAGGATTTTCGGCCGCGCTCTCATGCGCAGTAATTTATCGGGCTTATTCAGGCTCTCCGACATCAGGGCCTGGGTTTGTTCGACGATTTCGGTGTAGATTAACGGCAGATAGGCAGAATAAAACCGGACCGAATCCTCGATCAGGATAATAACCCGGACTCCGACCAACCGGGTGTCGTTGTCGACATTTTTTCTATCTTCAACGAATTTGGCAATTGCCAGAAGGATATCGGACTCGCCGTTCCAGATGAAAGCTTTATCGATGGCGCGTTCGTAATTGGGATCCTGCCTGATAGCCAGTTCACGGGGATTGAAGGCCAGCAGAACGATCGGGATATCAGGGTCGATTTCCTTGGCCCTGAGACCGAAAGAGATGATATTGATGTCACTCAGCTTACGGAAGACCATGATCAGGTCGAACTTTTTTTGTTCCAGGAGCCGGAGCGCTTCCTCGCCGCTCGAAACCCGTTTGATCTGCGGAGCAAAAGTGAGATTATGTTCGGCGTATTCACTCGAAATCAGCTGGGCGATCTGGCCGTCTTCTTCGAGAATGAATGAATCGTAAAGACTGGAGACCAGGAGAATATCCTTGACCCGGTACTGCATCAAAGAATCGAATCGGGCGAATCCCGATTCGTAGTCCTTGGGATCTATGACAGGTTTCCGGATCATATGAAACAACTACGATAGATCGGCCGATTCCCATGATGAAATCAGGATATTGGGAATTACTCTCCGATCGGTGAAAAAAGACATGGTGGGACAGCCGGGCTGTCCCACCATGTCGGGAAATTATCTATAACTGGTTTAGAAAGTATCTTACACCACACCCTGGTCGAGCATGGCATCGGCGACTTTGACAAAACCGGCGATATTGGCACCGACAACATAGTTGCCGGGATGCCCGTATTCCTCGGATGTATTTTTACAGGCCGAGTGAATCGATTTCATGATCGAATGCAACCGGTTGTCGACTTCCTCGCGAGTCCAGTTCAGGCGCATGCTGTTCTGGGACATTTCCAGACCGGAGACTGCGACACCGCCGGCGTTGGCCGCCTTACCCGGGCCATAAAGTATTTTAGCCTGAATAAATTTATCGACCGCATCCGGGGTGCTGGGCATATTGGCGCCTTCAGCCACGCACTTACACCCGTTTTTAAGAAGGGTTTCCGCGTCTTTACCGTTGACTTCGTTCTGAGTGGCGCAGGGCAGAGCCACATCGACCGGTACGTTCCAAACGCCGGCTCCCTCGAAATATTTGGCTGATTTGTACTTGTCGGCGTATTCCTTGATCCGACCGCGTTTGATGTTTTTCAGATCCATGACGAATTTGAGTTTTTCGGGAGAAATGCCTTCGTCATCGACAATATAGCCGCTGGAGTCGGAGAGAGTAACCACTTTGCCGCCGAGCTGATTTACTTTTTCAACGGCAAACTGGGCGACGTTTCCGGAACCGGAGACAGCCACCTTCTTGCCTTTGAATGATTCGCCTTTGGTCTTGAGTGCTTCTTCGGCGAAATAGACCGTTCCATAACCGGTGGCCTCCGGGCGAATAAGACTGCCGCCCCAGTTGATACCTTTACCGGTCAGGACACCTTCGAATGCATCGCGGATTCGTTTGTACTGTCCGAACATGAAACCAATCTCACGACCGCCGACACCGATATCACCTGCCGGAACATCGGTATTGGGACCGATATGCCGGAACAGTTCCGTCATGAAGCTCTGGGTAAAACGCATCACTTCAAGATCCGATTTCCCCTTGGGATCGAAATCCGATCCGCCCTTGCCGCCACCCATAGGGAGCGTCGTCAGGGAGTTTTTGAAAACCTGTTCGAATCCGAGGAATTTGAGGATACCGAGGTTGACACTCGGGTGAAAACGCAGACCGCCTTTGTACGGACCGATAGCGCTGTTGAATTCAACTCGGAAACCGCGATTGACCTGGACCTGACCGCTGTCATCGACCCAGGGGACACGAAACATGATAACACGTTCCGGTTCAACAATACGCTCGACAATTTTGGCTTCCACATATTCGGGGTGTTTGTCGAGAACCGGCTCGAGGGATTCGAGAACTTCCTGCACTGCCTGATGGAATTCTGGTTCGGCCGGATTTTTAGCCTTAACCATGTCCATAACGGACATCAGATACTGGTTCATTTTCAACTCCTTGCTATAAAAAAAACTACACCAGTTTGATAAAAATTTCACAAACGTCAGGAATTTAGAAAATTTTGGGCGAATGTCAATAGCCTTTCATCAAATTTCCCCGATATTTATGCTTGACATGAACAATCGAAGGGATTACTTTCCCGACTCACTTAATCTGATAAAAAATATGAGAATTTTGCCACCGGCGGATAATTATCAGGACGGTCCGGGGGCCGTTATTTCAATTTACACCCACAATCTAAAGGAGGAATTATGAGAAGTTATCGCACTAATTTCAGGAGTGCCGGATTATTATTTCTGGCGATTATGATTATGGGGTGGTTCGGCCCCGGGGTTCGGGCCGATCAGTCAGGCTCATGTCCGGTCCGTTTTGCTATTCTCGGGGATCGCACGGGTAGCCATATAGAGGGAATCCATGAGCAGGTGATCGCCGAGGTTGTCCGGATGCGTCCGGATTTCGTTATAACGGTCGGCGATGAGGTCGAGGGGTATGTCGATGATTCAGCCAGAATCATAGCTGAAAAGGA includes these proteins:
- a CDS encoding histidine kinase, producing the protein MIRKPVIDPKDYESGFARFDSLMQYRVKDILLVSSLYDSFILEEDGQIAQLISSEYAEHNLTFAPQIKRVSSGEEALRLLEQKKFDLIMVFRKLSDINIISFGLRAKEIDPDIPIVLLAFNPRELAIRQDPNYERAIDKAFIWNGESDILLAIAKFVEDRKNVDNDTRLVGVRVIILIEDSVRFYSAYLPLIYTEIVEQTQALMSESLNKPDKLLRMRARPKILLAETFEEGWQLFKKYRQFLLGIISDVSFFRNDIMDKEAGLKLAEAIKKEIPDLPILLQSSNRKYAEMAREKKVAFLYKNARTLLTDLRNFIMLNFGFGDFVFRLTDGTEVDRAENYHEMERCLETVPEESLIHHGNRNHFSNWLMARTEFDLAVRLRPRKVTEFNDIASMRQYLMDTFRTFRHEKQLGMVSDFSRRQFDLQTDFVKIGNGSLGGKGRGLAFINRLLRRYNVYDIFEGVRITVPPSFIVGTSVFDKFLEKNNLLKFALGDHSDDEIAAAFVNGKLPKETSDDLKAILEVIKYPLAVRSSSLLEDSHYQPFAGIYETHMLPNRHRTLGGRLSRLEEAIKYIYASTFFKKSKNYIETTGNRVEEEKMAVILQKVVGSLRRGSFYPVISGIARSYNFYSIGHIKPEEGIAYAALGLGRTIVEGGDCLYFSPSNPMVLPQFSTTKDFFKNSQHDFFAIDMSNPAVHPSPDGGSGLMQFKIDRAVEDGSMGFVGSTYSRENDRVYDGINRKGVKLVTFAPILKNRIFPLDEIIRFLLRLGSNGMNFPVEIEFAAELHADSKIPDEFGFLQIRPMAVEAAHESISLTDLDHDRIICRSDDCLSHGRINDIQDIIYVRPDTFDRARMSEMAVEVGRFNELMKAGQRPYLLIGPGRWGTADRWLGIPAKWDQISSARVIIEAAYGDFSVTPSFGTHFFQNLISFQIGYLTVNRTNELNFIDWNWLESLPVSQETGNLRHVRLARPLEVIINGHDGQAVILRPADQ
- the gdhA gene encoding NADP-specific glutamate dehydrogenase; its protein translation is MNQYLMSVMDMVKAKNPAEPEFHQAVQEVLESLEPVLDKHPEYVEAKIVERIVEPERVIMFRVPWVDDSGQVQVNRGFRVEFNSAIGPYKGGLRFHPSVNLGILKFLGFEQVFKNSLTTLPMGGGKGGSDFDPKGKSDLEVMRFTQSFMTELFRHIGPNTDVPAGDIGVGGREIGFMFGQYKRIRDAFEGVLTGKGINWGGSLIRPEATGYGTVYFAEEALKTKGESFKGKKVAVSGSGNVAQFAVEKVNQLGGKVVTLSDSSGYIVDDEGISPEKLKFVMDLKNIKRGRIKEYADKYKSAKYFEGAGVWNVPVDVALPCATQNEVNGKDAETLLKNGCKCVAEGANMPSTPDAVDKFIQAKILYGPGKAANAGGVAVSGLEMSQNSMRLNWTREEVDNRLHSIMKSIHSACKNTSEEYGHPGNYVVGANIAGFVKVADAMLDQGVV